The segment GACGTTCAGGGTCCAGAGCTCCTGCGGGGCCCCTCAGCTGCTGGCTAATGTTAAACTTCAGGTTCCGACCTTGAAAAGTCTGATCAAAGATCAGCTACACAAACTAAAGCCACAAAACCACGAACCGAACCACACAGAACCAAGTGTAGAGATGATCCGCAGGGTGCTGACGATGAACgcgagtgtgtgtgtctctgtgagGTTGTGTCTGCGTGTGTTTAAACAgcacaagaaaagcagcaggTTTCTGCAAGTTCGTGCGGTTCTGTTCAGTCTGTGGCAGGCCGGTGgtccggttctggttctgttgaaTAGTTCCAGGTGGACTCACCTGTGCAGGAGTAGATCTGAGAAAGACCAAAGCGGGTCTGAGAGAGCGGTTCAACTTCAACATGCTCGCGATGAAGACGAAGAGTAACAGAACCGAGAGATCCTCTAATGAACAGATGTCCCactctgagagaaaaaaacccccaagatgtctgtctgtctgtctgtctatctgtctgtttgtctatctgtctgtctgtctgtccatctgtctgtctgtctgtctatctgtccgtttgtctatctgtctgtctgtctgtctgtctgtttttgaattttaaatCCTAAGTTTTCTGCAGAGTGAGGTGTCCTGTCATTTGGCTGCGGTCAAACGTCACACATCGATCAtttcttaattatttatttattagtttattgtgTTAGTTCTGTCAATGTGCGTACGggccatttttatttgttcacaaaaaagtaattttaaaaccaaaattcTCAGCGGAACATCAACACACAACGAGTGTTACGTCACATCCGGGGAGGAAGTCGCATGTTCCGACGGCATGGAGAGTAGCTTGCGGTCATAGTTTTAACACAGCTCTGCGTTTTCTGGAGCGCGAATCATCGGCCGTGATGCTGAAGGTGCTGCAGGTGTGTGTCCGCCGCCAGGTGTGGAGGAGCGTCCGGCCTGCCGCTCGCAGCGTGTCCCATGCGGCTGCAGGCGGCGTGGGGGCGCCGCCACGGGGTTCGGAGGCCCCCGCCGGTCCCAGGCTGACCCCGACTGGAGTCCGGAGCTGCACCGTGGACCCAAACCTCGAGGAGCAGTTCGTCTTCCAGGACCTGGACTGTACAGGTGAGACTGTGACTTTAAAAGGTTCTGTTGAAGGTGAGAGAGAAGTTATGTCTGGACCACAGGTTCTGTCCAGGTAAATTGACCAATGTCAGTTCAACCTCAGCTATCCAGAGCGGTGTACAATAAAACAACCAAACTATAAAAGAGCACATTAAACAACACTTAATAATAACATgattaaagcattaaaaacaaagttaaaaattcttgagttaaactgtttttaagaGCCAGTACAAAGAGGTGAGTGTAAAACAAGGATGTAAGACCAGAAAGTGTCTGAACAGCCTCTGGGAAGTTTAACAGCACCCAGTCTGGTACAGGGATGAGCAGGTATTGAGCCTCATCGGAGCGTCACAACCTGTGATCAACATCTAATGAGACAAACAGGTGGAATTTAGTAGAAAACAATAGATGAGTGTTTTATGGTTAAACAGGAAAGTGTTGTTTATGTTGGCTGTGCGTTACGTTCTAGATGATGGTGGAGTGATACATCAATGGAATGcccttttaaatttaatgtatggatataaaatgtattattgtcTACCCTGTTACCTtgtgtttttctattattattattattattttgctcgTCTTTGTAGTTACTATGATGGTGTGGAGTAATAGATTCATGCACCGGTTTTTAAAAAGACGTCACAATGCACTCAGTTGTAGGACTGATTCTAGTACCAGTACCGTAGGATGGTTCTGAGTTCTTCTGTTATGCCCTGGTCCAGATCCAAATGAGGACCCTcatcaggaggaagaggagcatcTCCGTCAGTTCAGTGTCTCCTTGGCTCCTCCCCAGTCAAGTCCTGGATCTGGTCTTACTGGTCAGGTCTCCTCTCAGAAACAGTTGAGGTCACTGGAGTGGCAGCTGCAGGTGTTACGTGGTGAAGCCCTGCAGGAGGCGGAGCCAGACTTCCTGATCCAGTTCCAGGATGTGGACTTTCTGCTGGATGAGAGCGTTGCCTctgtgaaaaagaagaagaagaaggcgGAGAGGAAGGGTGAGCACAGGATCTCTGGGACCCCGGACGCGGACGAGCCGGTGAGCGACACCTGCTGCTCGGGCTGCGGCGCCGTGCTCCACTGCACCGACACCGCTGTGCCCGGTTACCTGCCCAATGAGAAGTTTAAGATGCTGCAGCGGGAGGGGCAACTGGGTGGAGCCACCTGTCAGCGCTGCCATCTGCTCACCCACCACCACAAGGCCCTGAACCTGCAGCTGTCCAGAGACCAGTACCGGGAGGTGGTGCGGCAGATCCGGCCCCACAAGGCCCTGGTCTTGTTCGTCGTGGACCTTCTGGATCTGCCCGACTCTATCGTTCCTGACCTACCTGACCTGGTGGGGACCAACAAGCACATTGTCGTCCTTGGTAACAAGGTGGACCTGCTGCCTGGTGACTCGCCTAACTACCTTCATCGGATCAAGCGGCAACTCAGTCAGTACTGCCAGGATGCTGGCTTCGGCTCTCAGGTGACCCAAGTCCATCTGATCAGCGCCAAGACCGGGTACGGCATCGAGATGCTGATATCTAGCCTACAGCGGTCCTGGAAGTACAAAGGTGACGTGTACCTTGTGGGCAGCGCCAATGCGGGCAAGTCGACGCTCTTCAACACGCTGCTTGAGTCCGATTATTGCAAATCAAGAGCCGCCGACATTATCCAGAAGGCCACCATCTCCCCGTGGCCGGGTCAGTACCAGAATCCATTCACTTCACACTCTGTTTAACCCAGAGCAGCAGGGTTCTGGATCTGCTGTTAGATCCAGAACCTTGTCACCGTGACAAGAACAGGTCCTGAACACTTCAAACCGGTCACAACAGGTTCAGGAACGTCTTCAGTAACTTTTCAGATGGTTTGATCCAGAACAGGTCGGAACATGTTTGGAACGTTCCCGAACATGTTCCGACCTGTTCTGGATCAAAGCGTTTAGAACGTTCCCGAACATGTTCCGACCTGTTTCAACCTGTTCTGGATCAAAGGGTTTGGTACGTTCCCGAACATGTTTCGACCTGTTCTGGATCAAACCCTCTGGAACATTCCCAAACATGTTGCAACCTGTTCCAGATTAAACCAGCTGAAATGTTCCTAAACATGTTCCACAATGTCTTGACCTCTTCTGGATCAATCACATTCCAAACGCTTTGATCCAGAACAGGTCGAAACAGGTCAGAACATGTTCGGGAACGTTTCAAACGGTTTGACCAGAACAGGTCAATATATGTCTGAACATGTTTAGGAACATTTCAGCTGGTTTAATCTGGAACAGGTCCAAACATGTTCGGGAATGTTCCAGACAGTTTGATCCAGAACAGGTCGGAACATGTTTGGGAACTTTCAAAACGCTTTTTATCCAGAACAGGTCGAAACAGGTCGGAACATGTTCGGGAACGTTCCAAACGCTTTGATCCAAAACGGGTCGAAGCAGGTCGGGACATGTTCGGGAACGTTCCAAACGGTTTGATCCAGAACAGGTCGGGACATGTTCGGGAACGTTCCAAACTCTTTGATCCAGAACAGGTCGAAACATGTTCGGGAACGTACCAAACAGTTTGATCCAGAACAGGTGAAAACAGGTCAGAACATGTTCGGGAACGTTCCAAATGCTTTGATCCGGAACAGGTCGAAACAGGTCGGAACATGTTCAGGAACGTTCCAAACGCTTTGATCCAGAACAGGTTGGAACATGTTCGGGAATGTTCCAAACGCTTTGATCCAGAACAGGTTGGAACATGTTCGGGAACGTTCCAAATGCTGTGATCCAGAACAGGTCGAAACAGGTCGGAACATGTTCGGGAACATTCCAAACACTTAGATCCAGAACAGGTCAGCACATGTTCGGGAACGTTCCAAATGCTTTGATCCAGAACAGGTTGGAACATGGTCGGGAACGTTCCAAATGCTGTGATCCAGAACAGGTCCCAAACATGTGCCGACCTGTTCTGGATCAAAGTGTTTGGTACGTTCCCGAACATGTTCCAACCTGTTCTGGATCAAAGCGTTTGGAACGTTCCCGAACATGTTCCAACCTGTTCTGGATCAAACCGTTTGGAACGTTCCCGAACATGTTCCGACCTGTTCTGGATCAAACCGTTTGGAACGTTCCCGAACATGTTCCGACCTGTTCTGGATCAAACCGTTTGGAACGTTCCCGAACATGTTCCGACCTGTTCTGGATCAAAGCGTTTAGAACGTTCCCGAACATGTTCCGACCTGTTTCAACCTGTTCTGGATCAAAGGGTTTGGTACGTTCCCGAACATGTTTCGACCTGTTCTGGATCAAACCCTCTGGAACATTCCCAAACATGTTGCAACCTGTTCCAGATTAAACCAGCTGAAATGTTCCTAAACATGTTCCACAATGTCTTGACCTCTTCTGGATCAATCACATTCCAAACGCTTTGTTCGGGAACGTTCCAAACGGTTTGATCCAGAACAGGTCGGAACATGTTCGGGAACGTTCCAAACGGTTTGATCCAGAACAGGTCGGAACATGTTCGGGAACGTTCCAAACGGTTTGATCCAGAACAGGTTGGAACATGTTCGGGAACGTTCCAAACGCTTTGATCCAGAACAGGTTGGAACATGTTCGGGAACGTACCAAACACTTTGATCCAGAACAGGTCGGCACATGTTTGGGACCTGTTCTGGATCACAGCATTTGGAACGTTCCCGACCATGTTCCAACCTGTTCTGGATCAAAGCATTTGGAACGTTCCCGAACATGTGCTGACCTGTTCTGGATCTAAGTGTTTGGAATGTTCCCGAACATGTTTCGACCTGTTCTGGATCACAGCATTTGGAACGTTTCCGAACATGTTCCAACCTGTTCTGGATCAAAGCGTTTGGAACATTCCCGAACATGTTCCAACCTGTTCTGGATCAAAGCGTTTGGAACGTTCCTGAACATGTTCCGACCTGTTTCGACCTGTTCCGGATCAAAGCATTTGGAACGTTCCCGAACATGTTCTGACCTGTTTTCACCTGTTCTGGATCAAACTGTTTGGTACGTTCCCGAACATGTTTCGACCTGTTCTGGATCAAAGAGTTTGGAACGTTCCCGAACATGTCCCGACCTGTTCTGGATCAAACCGTTTGGAACGTTCCCGAACATGTCCCGACCTGCTTCGACCCGTTTTGGATCAAAGAGTTTGGAACGTTCCCGAACATGTTCCGACCTGTTCTGGATCAAAGCGTTTTGAAAGTTCCCAAACATGTTCCGACCTGTTCTGGATCAAACTGTCTGGAACATTCCCGAACATGTTTGGACCTGTTCCAGATTAAACCAGCTGAAATGTTCCTAAACATGTTCAGACATATATTGACCTGTTCTGGTCAAACCGTTTGAAACGTTCCCGAACATGTTCTGACCTGTTTCGACCTGTTCTGGATCAAAGCGTTTGGAACGTTCCCGAACATGTTCTGACCTGTTTCAACCTGTTCTGGATCAAAGGGTTTGGTACGTTCCCGAACATGTTTCGACCTGTTCTGGATCAAACCCTCTGGAACATTCCCAAACATGTTGCAACCTGTTCCAGATTAAACCAGCTGAAATGTTCCTAAACATGTTCCACAATGTCTTGACCTCTTCTGGATCAATCACATTCCAAACGCTTTGATCCAGAACAGGTCGAAACAGGTCAGAACATGTTTAGGAACATTTCAGCTGGTTTAATCTGGAACAGGTCCAAACATGTTCGGGAATGTTCCAGACGGTTTGATCCAGAACAGGTCGGAACATGTTTGGGAACTTTCAAAACGCTTTTATCCAGAAGAGGTCAAGACATTGTGGAACATGTTTAGGAACATCTCAGCTGGTTTAATCCAGAATTGATTGGTCCGCTGTGATGCGTTTAGGGACCACTCTGAACCTGCTGAAGTTTCCTATCATCAATCCGACTCCATACCGGATGTTCCGCCGGCTGGAGCGTCTGAAGAAGGCATCgcagcagacggaggaggagcTGTCACAGGTGGAGCGCCGGAGGCTACAGATCTTCAGTCGCCATGGATACTTAGTGGGTAAGTTGGAAAGGAACCAGGGTGGGGGGCGGAGTCAGGCATGTCACTGATCACATGTTCATCTGCACAGGTCGTGTTGGCCAGACATTTCGATCCGACACGTCCAAGGGAGACGAGATCCAGTTTGATCCGGACAGTTTGGCGTTTGGAGAAGACGAGGACGGACAAGTGAAGACGGCAGGTGAGGCAGCTGATTGGATGGATGAGCTGTGATGTCACAGACTCAGGTTTTTTGTTTCTGGGTTACAGTCAGGTACAGTCAGTATTCTGACCCGGGTCTGACCTGATCGGGTTCTGAAAGGTAAGCAGAACTGTTCTGTTCTTTGCCTTCTCAGGTTCAGGGTGAATCTGTGTTTTGAGAAGTCGGTTCTGATCACTTTTTCGACCTTCGCCATTTTGTTCTGACCGCCCTCCAGGCTCATCTCTGTAGCTCTGCCTCCTGTCACACACAGGTGGGACCAGTACAGAACTTTGTTTTTGGTGCACACAGCTAACTGGGTGGACTTTGGAGAACTTGTCCTTTACTTGTTCCAACCCAGAACCTCCAAAAGTCCAGTCTGCAGCTTTAGTCATAGATCAGAACCAAATCTCTCAGAACCCGAGCAGGACATTTCATCCAGAGCTTGACATGATGGTCTGATCAGAGAAACATTCAGTTACATAcacagctaaaaaaataaagggaacatgtaaacaacacaatttaactccaagtcagtcacacttgtgtgaaatgaaactgtccacttaggaagcaacactgactgaaatcagttccacatgctgttgtgtaaatggaaaagacaacaggtggaaattatagacAAAAAAACCCCTAATAAaggaggttctgcaggtggtgaccacagaccacttctcagttctgctttctggctgatgttttggtgacttttaaatgctggtggtgctttcactctagtggtagcatgagatggagtctacaacccacacaagtggttcaggtagtgcagctcatccaggacgactcatcaatgcgagctgtggccagaaggtttgctgtgtctgtcagcgtcgtgtccagagcatggaggcgccaccaggagacaggccagtacatcaggagacgtggaggaggccgtaggagtcaacaacccagcagcaggacgctacctccacctttgtacaaggaggaacaggaggagcactgccagagccctgcatgacctccagcaggccacagatgtgcatgtgtagctcaaacggtcagaaacagactccatgagggaggtatgagggccgacgtccacaggtgggggttgtgtttacagaccaacaccgtgcaggacgtttggcatttatcagagaaaacaccaagattggtaacttcaccactggcgccctgtgttcttcacagatgaaagcaggttcacactgagcacatgagaCAGACGTGAcggagtctggagacgccgtggagaacgttctgctgcctgcaacgtccTCCAGTATGACCGGtctggcagtgggtcagtaatggtggggGGTGGCCATTTCTTTGGGGgctgcacagccctccatgtgctcgccagaggtagcctgactgccattaggtaccgacatgagatcctcagaccccttgtgagaccacatgctggtgcggttggtcCTGGGTTCCTCCTGATGAAGACAATGCTGGACCTCATGtagctggagtgtgtcagcagttcctgccagacgaagcattgatgctatggactggccgcccgttccccagacctgaatccagctgagaacatctgggacatcatgtctccatccaccaacaccAAGTTGACCACAGAGTGTccaggagctggtggtggatgctttagtccaggtctgggaggagatccctcaggagaccatctgccacctcatcaggagcatgtccaggcgttgtagggaggtcctacaggcatgtggaggccacacacactactgagcctcattccgacttgttttaaggacattacatcaaagctggatcagcatgtttttccactttaatttggagtgtgactccaaatccagacctccatgggttaataaaactgatttccattgataattttgtgtgattttgttgtcagcacattcaactatgtaaagaacaaagtgtttaataagaagatttcattcattcagatctaggatgttattttagtgtCCCTTTATTTGTTTGAGcagtgtatttaattttttcataaAAGGTTCTGCAACTCGGTTGAACAGAACtcaggtttggatcagacttcaagttttctggtagtttgttccagacatcagcagcagaaaactaaatgtttaaactCTCGGGATGGAAAACAAGTGAACCCAGGTGGTCTGAGGAGTCTCGGTGGCTCGTATGATGGCTGCAGATCTGGTagtgtagcaaagcaaactacaggcggCATCTGCAGCGCTACAAGGAAATGCTGCACTTCTACTTTCCCGTTAAGTTTGGTtgtcataaatcccaaaagctgACTATATTTGGTGTACGCCGATTTTTGTTTCTacgccagcttgataaatgaggcccctggatGGATTCTGGTACTTCACTATTACAAGTGCTGTGTactgcccctagt is part of the Melanotaenia boesemani isolate fMelBoe1 chromosome 7, fMelBoe1.pri, whole genome shotgun sequence genome and harbors:
- the noa1 gene encoding nitric oxide-associated protein 1 isoform X1, which produces MLKVLQVCVRRQVWRSVRPAARSVSHAAAGGVGAPPRGSEAPAGPRLTPTGVRSCTVDPNLEEQFVFQDLDCTDPNEDPHQEEEEHLRQFSVSLAPPQSSPGSGLTGQVSSQKQLRSLEWQLQVLRGEALQEAEPDFLIQFQDVDFLLDESVASVKKKKKKAERKGEHRISGTPDADEPVSDTCCSGCGAVLHCTDTAVPGYLPNEKFKMLQREGQLGGATCQRCHLLTHHHKALNLQLSRDQYREVVRQIRPHKALVLFVVDLLDLPDSIVPDLPDLVGTNKHIVVLGNKVDLLPGDSPNYLHRIKRQLSQYCQDAGFGSQVTQVHLISAKTGYGIEMLISSLQRSWKYKGDVYLVGSANAGKSTLFNTLLESDYCKSRAADIIQKATISPWPGTTLNLLKFPIINPTPYRMFRRLERLKKASQQTEEELSQVERRRLQIFSRHGYLVGRVGQTFRSDTSKGDEIQFDPDSLAFGEDEDGQVKTAAVRKSHDKMSPNELKDAHWLFDTPGILKELDVLQLLQEQEVRLVVPTQAIIPRTFVLKPGMSLFVGALARIDFLQGGKSCWFSVMASSRVPVHITSLEKADGIYQKHAGHTLLGVPAGGSERMEQFGALVPQEFVLEGRGYLEAAADIKLSSAGWVAVTVMEGEQLQMRVHGPPAAGYSLRTPPLLPYVVSLKGERVRKSAAYKPVKAAGRLDGGLSADGAPTLQLVKKKKKKKEAA
- the noa1 gene encoding nitric oxide-associated protein 1 isoform X2; protein product: MLKVLQVCVRRQVWRSVRPAARSVSHAAAGGVGAPPRGSEAPAGPRLTPTGVRSCTVDPNLEEQFVFQDLDCTDPNEDPHQEEEEHLRQFSVSLAPPQSSPGSGLTGQVSSQKQLRSLEWQLQVLRGEALQEAEPDFLIQFQDVDFLLDESVASVKKKKKKAERKGEHRISGTPDADEPVSDTCCSGCGAVLHCTDTAVPGYLPNEKFKMLQREGQLGGATCQRCHLLTHHHKALNLQLSRDQYREVVRQIRPHKALVLFVVDLLDLPDSIVPDLPDLVGTNKHIVVLGNKVDLLPGDSPNYLHRIKRQLSQYCQDAGFGSQVTQVHLISAKTGYGIEMLISSLQRSWKYKGDVYLVGSANAGKSTLFNTLLESDYCKSRAADIIQKATISPWPGTTLNLLKFPIINPTPYRMFRRLERLKKASQQTEEELSQVERRRLQIFSRHGYLVGRVGQTFRSDTSKGDEIQFDPDSLAFGEDEDGQVKTAAVRKSHDKMSPNELKDAHWLFDTPGILKELDVLQLLQEQEVRLVVPTQAIIPRTFVLKPGMSLFVGALARIDFLQGGKSCWFSVMASSRVPVHITSLEKADGIYQKHAGHTLLGVPAGGSERMEQFGALVPQEFVLEGRGYLEAAADIKLSSAEPKKSDEDDVICLEGVTLPLTYFPTGTRNKNKETQMAGWL